In Candidatus Saccharibacteria bacterium oral taxon 488, a single window of DNA contains:
- a CDS encoding phosphatase PAP2 family protein has protein sequence MGLMDISWMVKIIADGLVIPVVLIGMYTLIRHVPRDRRHQVYTRVLMAGLTAFVAAKIIGLLYQPSGLRPFELAGVSAGASFLDNPGFPSDHALFTMAITLAVWFGAKCRGGAVACLVMTLLVGIGRVVALVHTPLDVAGGLIIAWVGIFWYMPLRQASRTAK, from the coding sequence ATGGGGCTTATGGATATCTCATGGATGGTGAAAATTATTGCCGACGGGCTGGTGATCCCGGTGGTGTTGATCGGGATGTATACGCTCATCCGACACGTACCGCGAGATCGGCGCCATCAAGTGTATACACGAGTGTTAATGGCGGGGCTGACGGCGTTCGTCGCAGCAAAAATTATCGGGTTGCTATATCAGCCATCAGGTCTCCGTCCGTTTGAACTAGCGGGTGTGAGCGCCGGCGCCTCGTTTTTGGATAATCCGGGCTTCCCGTCCGATCACGCCCTGTTCACTATGGCCATCACGTTGGCGGTGTGGTTCGGCGCGAAGTGTCGAGGGGGGGCCGTGGCCTGTTTGGTAATGACTTTATTGGTTGGCATAGGTCGTGTGGTGGCATTAGTGCATACGCCGCTTGATGTGGCCGGTGGGCTCATTATTGCCTGGGTGGGCATATTCTGGTACATGCCATTACGG
- the trmD gene encoding tRNA (guanosine(37)-N1)-methyltransferase TrmD — protein sequence MMRDMRKFQVITLFPEMFSGVFENSMMWKAQKDGIVSLETVNLREFGLGPRRQVDDTPYGGGDGMLLMIEPLWRAVEFARSRDESAKVVLMSPRGRRWRQAMARTAADDGRGLIIICGRYEGVDERIMKLVDEQWSIGDFVLTGGELPAMTIIDSIVRLLPGVLGGETSAEIESFSDGETLEYPQYTRPEIFNGLRVPEVLLSGHHGKIAEWREQQSQKAAVD from the coding sequence ATAATGAGGGATATGCGAAAATTTCAAGTCATTACCCTGTTCCCCGAAATGTTCTCTGGGGTGTTTGAAAATTCAATGATGTGGAAGGCGCAAAAAGACGGTATCGTTTCGCTTGAGACGGTGAATCTGCGTGAATTTGGTCTAGGGCCACGTCGGCAAGTCGATGATACGCCATATGGCGGCGGCGATGGGATGCTACTAATGATCGAGCCACTGTGGCGGGCGGTGGAATTTGCGAGGTCGCGTGACGAGAGCGCAAAGGTTGTCCTAATGAGCCCGCGTGGTCGGCGCTGGCGGCAGGCGATGGCGCGCACGGCGGCGGATGATGGCCGGGGGCTCATTATCATCTGCGGGCGATATGAGGGCGTTGACGAGCGCATTATGAAATTGGTTGATGAGCAGTGGAGTATCGGTGATTTTGTGCTGACTGGTGGCGAGCTGCCGGCGATGACCATTATTGATTCAATCGTACGGCTGCTGCCAGGTGTACTGGGCGGTGAAACGTCAGCGGAGATCGAGAGCTTCTCGGACGGCGAGACGCTCGAGTATCCGCAGTACACTCGGCCAGAGATATTTAATGGCCTACGAGTACCGGAAGTACTACTGAGCGGGCACCACGGCAAGATCGCCGAGTGGCGCGAACAGCAGTCACAAAAGGCGGCTGTTGATTAG
- a CDS encoding KH domain-containing protein, giving the protein MSTIDQQFVEYVVKALVGHPEDVVVERLIDEKGVLLTLTVNPEDLGRVIGKRGGTAQSLRTLLRALGTKNDARYNLKIVNNDGFTGAKQAATTASDSDSVDNSTDETVENGSSYAENARKELAELDDLDI; this is encoded by the coding sequence ATGTCAACGATAGATCAGCAATTTGTAGAATACGTAGTAAAGGCGCTGGTTGGGCATCCAGAGGATGTCGTCGTCGAGCGTTTGATTGACGAAAAGGGAGTATTGCTCACGCTGACGGTTAACCCCGAGGATCTCGGTCGGGTCATTGGCAAGCGTGGCGGTACAGCGCAAAGTCTGCGGACGCTGCTCAGGGCATTGGGGACAAAAAACGATGCGCGCTACAACCTAAAGATTGTCAACAATGACGGCTTTACAGGTGCTAAGCAAGCTGCGACTACCGCTTCAGATAGTGACTCTGTGGACAACTCAACAGATGAAACTGTGGAAAATGGCTCTTCTTATGCAGAAAATGCTCGAAAAGAGCTTGCAGAACTAGACGACCTTGATATATAA
- the mltG gene encoding endolytic transglycosylase MltG, protein MKKMKIKKRRLWLIIVSAIVAVAGVVLLGSVIWYKQMLRPVDAAARQKISVEIASGDTAQVIAKKLEDKKIIRSAFAMTIYLKLNNVTGTFNKGVYSFTQDQDVASVLDHLLSGKPDRRSVLFYPGATLRDKTSTPAAQKTDVASALKRAGYSDEQITDALAATYTGAVLKSKPATADLEGYIYGDTYFLPSDATAQQALQRAISELDRVVTENNLEKKFAARGLSLYQGLTLASIVQRESIGCPGKATCEDMRRIASVFYNRLKKDIPLGSDVTYHYAADKAGVARSHTLNSPYNTRIHKGLPPGPIAAPGLAALNAVADPAQEDYLYFLSGDDNVTYFAKTEAEHKANITAHCAKKCQLP, encoded by the coding sequence ATGAAGAAAATGAAGATCAAAAAACGGCGGTTATGGCTCATTATCGTATCAGCAATTGTTGCGGTAGCGGGCGTGGTGCTGCTTGGCAGTGTCATTTGGTACAAGCAAATGCTTCGTCCGGTCGATGCAGCAGCGCGGCAAAAAATTAGTGTCGAGATTGCTAGCGGTGACACAGCACAGGTCATCGCCAAGAAACTTGAAGATAAAAAAATCATTCGCAGTGCCTTTGCGATGACGATTTACCTCAAGTTAAATAATGTCACCGGTACGTTCAATAAAGGCGTGTATAGCTTTACACAAGATCAGGATGTAGCATCAGTGCTTGATCATCTACTCAGCGGTAAGCCCGATCGGCGTTCGGTGCTGTTTTATCCGGGGGCAACATTGCGTGATAAAACTTCAACACCCGCCGCTCAAAAAACTGACGTCGCTAGTGCTCTCAAGCGCGCTGGCTACAGTGATGAGCAGATTACAGACGCCCTTGCTGCTACTTATACCGGTGCGGTGCTAAAAAGTAAGCCAGCGACCGCCGATCTCGAGGGTTATATCTATGGAGATACGTACTTCTTGCCATCAGACGCCACCGCCCAGCAAGCTTTGCAGCGGGCCATCAGTGAGCTAGATCGGGTGGTAACCGAGAATAATCTCGAAAAGAAATTTGCAGCTCGAGGGCTGTCGCTGTATCAAGGGTTGACGCTGGCTTCGATTGTTCAGCGCGAGTCAATTGGCTGCCCGGGTAAAGCGACCTGCGAGGACATGCGGCGGATCGCTAGCGTATTTTATAATCGCCTGAAAAAGGATATACCGCTCGGGTCAGATGTGACGTACCATTATGCCGCCGACAAGGCTGGCGTCGCTCGCTCGCACACGCTTAATTCACCGTACAATACGCGTATTCATAAGGGGCTGCCACCTGGGCCAATTGCCGCTCCTGGTCTCGCGGCACTGAATGCTGTGGCCGATCCAGCCCAGGAGGATTACCTTTATTTCTTGAGCGGCGACGATAACGTAACTTATTTCGCCAAGACTGAGGCTGAGCACAAAGCGAACATTACCGCCCACTGCGCCAAAAAGTGCCAATTGCCATAG
- the ruvX gene encoding Holliday junction resolvase RuvX: MKAKNFLALDVGEKRIGLAMADSQVRIAVPFGWVANDERVMEELAEIMLRHDISLVVVGYPRNQSGEPTQQTEFVVDFVRRLGQLDIDAEIAYQDESLTSVQAEQRLAGKIKDKGDIDAEAASIILQDYLEVHG, from the coding sequence ATGAAAGCTAAAAACTTCCTAGCGCTAGATGTGGGCGAGAAACGGATCGGTTTAGCTATGGCCGATTCACAGGTGCGGATCGCGGTGCCGTTTGGTTGGGTGGCTAATGACGAGCGGGTCATGGAGGAGCTGGCAGAGATTATGCTGCGGCACGATATCTCGCTGGTGGTAGTTGGCTATCCGCGTAATCAGTCCGGTGAGCCAACGCAGCAAACAGAGTTCGTGGTCGATTTTGTCAGACGCCTGGGTCAGCTGGACATTGATGCCGAGATTGCTTATCAGGATGAATCACTAACTAGTGTTCAAGCCGAACAGCGCCTAGCTGGCAAGATCAAAGATAAAGGCGATATCGATGCCGAGGCGGCGAGTATCATACTACAAGATTATTTGGAGGTGCATGGATGA
- a CDS encoding alanine--tRNA ligase: protein MNAQEIRLKYLDFYSKQAHAVIKRAPLILTDDPTTLFTGAGMQPMIPYLLGEPHPEGKRIADSQTCLRAQDIDDIGDNRHTTFFEMLGNWSLGDYFKQEQINWMWTFLTEEIGLDPQRLYVTCFIGAPEYNIARDTEAAELWQQKFVEKGIEAGLADIGSEEQGAARGIHPGERIFFYDSSKNWWSRNGGPETTPIGDPCGPDSEMFYEFDFIEHDPKFGEYCHPNCDCGRFMEIGNNVFMAYKKVADGVFEPLEKPNIDHGSGLERIAAAANNDPDVFKISLLWPIIEKLQDLSGKQYASHTESMRVIADHLRAATFMAVDGCVPSNKEQGYVMRRLLRRAIRYSFDLGIEQNFLEEIVPVIADLYEADFPEVKENRESIIAVLVKEEKAFRQTLRKGLKQMQHYIDDGLTGEELFTLYDTFGFPVELSTEEAYKQGIKLSDNWRAEFDARMAEQRQRSKTARKGQFSGGLEGHDPIHLKYHTATHLLGAALRKVLDAPDLQQHGSNITAERLRFDFNHDKLTPEEKQAVEDQVNAWIDADLPVSFAVYPTDEALNMGAIGAFGERYGDEVKVYSIGEGDNVVSFEVCGGPHVEHTGVLAEGGKRFTITKEEASAAGIRRIKAVLSEGAADAS from the coding sequence ATGAACGCTCAAGAAATTCGCCTCAAATATCTCGACTTTTACAGCAAACAGGCTCACGCAGTCATCAAGCGCGCGCCGCTGATTCTAACTGACGATCCAACAACGCTATTTACCGGTGCGGGCATGCAGCCGATGATCCCATACCTGCTGGGTGAACCGCATCCCGAAGGCAAGCGGATCGCTGATTCGCAGACGTGCTTGAGGGCACAAGATATTGATGATATCGGTGATAACCGCCACACCACGTTTTTTGAAATGCTCGGCAACTGGAGCTTGGGTGATTATTTCAAACAAGAGCAGATCAATTGGATGTGGACGTTCTTGACCGAAGAAATTGGGCTTGACCCGCAGCGGCTATACGTGACATGTTTCATTGGTGCGCCGGAATATAATATCGCCAGGGATACTGAAGCGGCCGAGTTATGGCAGCAGAAGTTTGTCGAAAAAGGCATCGAGGCTGGACTAGCCGATATTGGTAGCGAGGAGCAGGGCGCAGCGCGCGGTATTCATCCGGGTGAGCGGATTTTCTTTTATGATAGCAGCAAGAACTGGTGGAGTCGTAATGGTGGGCCGGAAACTACGCCGATTGGTGATCCGTGTGGGCCGGATAGCGAGATGTTTTATGAGTTTGACTTTATCGAGCATGATCCGAAGTTTGGCGAGTATTGTCATCCGAACTGCGATTGTGGTCGTTTTATGGAGATTGGCAACAATGTCTTTATGGCTTACAAAAAGGTGGCGGACGGTGTGTTTGAGCCACTAGAAAAGCCAAACATTGATCATGGCTCAGGCCTGGAGCGAATTGCGGCAGCGGCTAATAACGACCCGGACGTTTTCAAGATTAGCTTGCTATGGCCAATCATCGAGAAATTGCAGGATTTGAGCGGCAAACAGTACGCTTCACATACCGAAAGTATGCGGGTGATCGCTGATCATCTGAGGGCTGCTACCTTTATGGCGGTCGATGGCTGCGTGCCGAGCAATAAGGAGCAGGGTTATGTGATGCGCCGCTTACTGCGCCGGGCGATTCGCTATAGTTTCGATCTGGGAATTGAGCAGAATTTCCTCGAGGAAATCGTGCCGGTGATTGCTGATTTGTATGAAGCAGATTTCCCAGAGGTTAAGGAAAACCGCGAGAGTATCATCGCTGTGCTGGTCAAGGAAGAAAAAGCCTTCCGCCAAACGCTGCGCAAAGGCTTAAAGCAGATGCAGCATTATATCGACGATGGCTTAACTGGCGAAGAGCTATTTACGCTATATGATACGTTTGGCTTTCCGGTGGAGCTGAGTACCGAGGAGGCCTATAAACAAGGCATCAAGCTTTCTGATAATTGGCGCGCTGAATTTGATGCGCGAATGGCTGAGCAGCGCCAACGCTCCAAGACAGCACGCAAGGGGCAATTTAGCGGCGGCCTGGAGGGTCACGATCCGATTCATTTGAAATATCATACGGCGACGCACTTGTTGGGAGCAGCGCTACGCAAAGTCCTCGATGCACCGGATTTGCAACAGCACGGCAGCAATATCACTGCTGAGCGCCTACGCTTTGATTTCAATCACGATAAATTGACGCCAGAGGAAAAACAGGCAGTAGAAGATCAAGTCAATGCTTGGATCGACGCTGATTTACCAGTCAGCTTTGCCGTCTATCCGACTGACGAGGCGCTGAATATGGGCGCAATCGGCGCCTTTGGCGAGCGCTACGGTGATGAAGTGAAAGTTTATTCTATCGGCGAGGGCGATAATGTCGTTAGTTTCGAAGTTTGCGGCGGCCCACACGTCGAACACACTGGCGTCTTGGCTGAGGGCGGTAAGCGCTTCACCATCACTAAAGAAGAGGCGAGTGCTGCTGGGATTCGGCGGATTAAGGCTGTTCTTAGTGAGGGCGCTGCAGACGCTTCTTGA
- a CDS encoding BspA family leucine-rich repeat surface protein, with the protein MKYLQRRRRLLPTLTAGVMMLGVGGLTLLVMTQPAKADPINNTDFVMTIDTTKPGVSNTDQFTIPVTGGGYNYTVDCNNDGIPDAVGVTGSHTCTYSDEGRHTIRIGGTFPQIYVNNAGDRLKIMSVDQWGTGVWRSMDSAFRGAENMDVKATDVPNLTNVTSLQGMFDTARSLKGEGANWRWNTSNVTTTANMFHGAGQFNQNIGSWNMGNVTSAGHMFAYAGAFNNGGSSSIASWNTAKLEYADSMFEWANSFNQPIGLWNMTKAHAMVRMLDNARAFNQSLAGWQLTSLQDVTGDPYAGGANMLDNTALSVQNYDATLTAWNNAVLKSPVTLGAAGLKYCTAEAAHAALQKTVADGGHGWTINGDAKQCPTYTLTFNTGSGSPVPSQTVAYTAKAVRPADPTRAGYTFSGWYADPTYLMQWDFNIHTMPNSNFTLYAKWNAVPTAPGNPGAPNQPGQPSQPGQPGASQGRAGSQLADTGTSLPVAIGAGVTAIISGAVLLMRKKCS; encoded by the coding sequence ATGAAATATTTACAACGACGCAGGCGCTTGCTGCCGACGCTAACAGCAGGGGTTATGATGCTTGGTGTTGGTGGCCTGACGCTACTTGTGATGACGCAGCCAGCGAAAGCTGATCCAATTAACAATACTGATTTTGTCATGACGATTGACACCACGAAACCGGGCGTATCAAACACCGATCAATTTACTATACCGGTGACAGGCGGGGGATATAATTATACGGTCGACTGTAACAATGACGGTATTCCTGACGCTGTGGGCGTGACGGGTAGCCACACCTGCACATACAGCGATGAGGGTCGTCACACAATTCGTATCGGCGGTACATTCCCGCAGATTTATGTGAATAATGCCGGTGATCGTTTGAAAATCATGTCAGTTGACCAGTGGGGAACGGGCGTGTGGCGCAGCATGGACTCGGCGTTTCGGGGCGCTGAGAATATGGACGTCAAGGCGACTGACGTGCCAAATCTCACGAACGTAACGAGTCTGCAAGGTATGTTCGACACGGCTCGCTCACTCAAGGGTGAGGGTGCCAATTGGCGATGGAATACATCAAATGTGACGACAACTGCTAATATGTTCCATGGCGCCGGACAGTTTAACCAAAACATCGGTTCGTGGAACATGGGAAATGTGACGAGCGCTGGCCATATGTTTGCGTATGCAGGGGCGTTCAATAACGGCGGTAGTTCGTCAATTGCCAGCTGGAATACTGCAAAACTTGAATACGCTGATAGCATGTTCGAGTGGGCAAATTCGTTCAATCAACCGATCGGGCTGTGGAATATGACGAAAGCACATGCTATGGTGCGGATGTTGGACAATGCGCGGGCATTCAACCAGTCGCTGGCTGGCTGGCAACTGACCTCGCTGCAGGACGTTACGGGTGATCCGTATGCTGGTGGGGCGAATATGCTTGATAATACGGCGCTATCGGTGCAAAATTACGACGCAACACTGACTGCCTGGAATAATGCAGTACTCAAGTCACCAGTGACGCTGGGTGCGGCTGGCCTGAAATATTGTACGGCGGAGGCGGCGCATGCAGCGCTGCAAAAGACAGTGGCCGACGGTGGTCACGGCTGGACAATCAATGGCGATGCCAAGCAGTGCCCGACCTACACGCTGACGTTTAATACCGGCTCAGGCTCACCGGTACCATCTCAAACGGTCGCCTACACTGCCAAGGCGGTGCGGCCGGCTGATCCGACGCGGGCTGGCTATACCTTTTCCGGGTGGTATGCTGATCCAACTTATCTGATGCAGTGGGACTTTAACATCCATACAATGCCAAATTCTAACTTCACGCTATACGCTAAGTGGAACGCTGTGCCAACAGCGCCGGGTAATCCAGGTGCTCCTAACCAGCCGGGTCAGCCGAGTCAACCAGGGCAGCCGGGCGCTTCGCAAGGCCGAGCGGGCAGTCAACTAGCTGATACCGGTACGAGTTTGCCGGTAGCCATCGGGGCTGGTGTTACTGCCATTATCAGCGGTGCAGTGCTGCTGATGCGGAAAAAATGCTCATAA
- the rpsP gene encoding 30S ribosomal protein S16 yields the protein MLAIRLQRLGRKGYPVYRLAVQEAQRHPSSGRVVAYVGSYNPHTKAANIQAELAQKYLDNGAQPTPRVVKLLKEAGVTLPKWVKEPAADKHKAIRNPEKLRKNQPKEEPAQPDAGEPSAE from the coding sequence ATGCTAGCAATTCGTTTGCAACGGTTGGGTCGCAAGGGTTATCCGGTGTACCGCCTGGCAGTACAAGAGGCGCAGCGCCATCCATCAAGCGGTCGCGTGGTCGCGTATGTCGGCAGCTACAATCCACACACTAAAGCAGCAAATATTCAGGCTGAATTAGCACAGAAATATTTGGACAATGGTGCCCAGCCAACACCGCGTGTTGTTAAGTTATTGAAAGAAGCTGGCGTCACCTTGCCAAAGTGGGTTAAAGAGCCAGCTGCTGATAAGCACAAAGCTATCCGCAATCCAGAGAAGCTTCGTAAAAACCAGCCAAAAGAAGAGCCGGCTCAGCCAGATGCTGGCGAGCCAAGTGCCGAATAA
- a CDS encoding IS1595 family transposase — MVSINHLQNIMFNYIIQFDKLSRLMKYTVKQLQADFPDDDACLEWLVAYLYPNGITCPKCDTITKHYRVSGRRSYCCSKCGNHLYPLANTIFHRSRTPLTDWFHAIYIMSTNKAGTSARQIEREIGVTYKTAWRMMHQIRSMMGNKDTELANDVEVDETYIHPNVFKRSSAQKRYGRDARRTGEILFGAVERNGEVKIWHVKSSGVRVLQPLILTNVKDGATVHSDGHKSYTSLPKYGYDHRTTNHGIGEYYTEYSYTQNIENVWSHIKRGIKGVYRHVGTRYVQLYANEYAWRYNHRQHKVLFWYLLADIIYPRSCAFSRQQQVASYALPASGYRKTVS, encoded by the coding sequence GTGGTGTCCATAAATCACTTGCAAAATATAATGTTTAATTATATAATACAGTTCGATAAGCTGTCTAGACTTATGAAATATACTGTAAAACAATTACAGGCGGATTTTCCTGATGATGACGCGTGCCTTGAATGGCTAGTTGCGTACTTATATCCAAACGGGATAACCTGCCCTAAATGCGATACAATTACCAAACACTACCGAGTATCTGGTAGGCGTTCATATTGTTGCTCGAAATGCGGCAATCATCTGTATCCGCTTGCTAATACTATATTTCATAGGTCACGCACACCCCTTACAGACTGGTTTCACGCTATTTACATAATGAGTACAAATAAGGCTGGTACGAGTGCAAGACAAATTGAGCGTGAGATTGGTGTCACCTATAAAACAGCATGGCGGATGATGCATCAAATTCGTTCAATGATGGGCAATAAAGATACTGAACTAGCCAACGATGTAGAAGTAGATGAAACATATATACACCCTAATGTATTCAAGCGTTCGTCTGCTCAAAAGCGGTATGGTCGTGATGCGCGGCGCACGGGAGAAATTCTATTCGGTGCTGTTGAACGTAACGGCGAGGTGAAGATATGGCACGTTAAATCATCTGGTGTTCGTGTATTACAACCTTTGATACTTACAAACGTTAAAGACGGAGCTACAGTACATAGCGATGGTCACAAATCATATACGTCACTACCTAAATACGGATATGATCATCGTACTACTAATCATGGAATCGGTGAATATTATACTGAATATTCATATACACAAAACATTGAAAACGTATGGTCACATATTAAGCGCGGTATCAAGGGCGTATATCGACATGTCGGGACTAGGTATGTTCAATTATACGCAAACGAATACGCATGGCGATATAATCACCGCCAACACAAAGTGTTGTTTTGGTATTTGCTGGCGGATATTATTTATCCGCGGTCTTGCGCTTTTTCGCGGCAGCAGCAGGTTGCTTCTTACGCGCTACCTGCTTCAGGATATCGAAAAACTGTTTCTTAG
- a CDS encoding ImmA/IrrE family metallo-endopeptidase, with protein MNQTEVEKIIDRSSDGNGFPVQLMRIASELGISVKMTEEWDDRQSGSLAHIDGKFIIFLNSKHSQLRNRFTLAHEIGHYVKHRNQITVGQEVVSTYLKPATGVLNRIKDTNSYNQTEREADEFAADLLMPENEFRKKWRQAETIEEIADYFLVSVSAATVRGLKLDLGYFA; from the coding sequence ATGAATCAAACTGAAGTTGAAAAAATCATCGACAGAAGTTCAGACGGAAATGGGTTTCCTGTACAGCTGATGCGCATTGCATCGGAGCTCGGTATTAGCGTAAAAATGACCGAGGAGTGGGACGACAGACAGTCTGGCTCTTTGGCTCATATTGATGGAAAATTTATTATATTTTTAAACTCAAAACATTCTCAACTACGCAACCGATTCACATTAGCTCACGAAATTGGTCATTATGTAAAGCATCGAAATCAAATTACTGTTGGACAAGAAGTTGTCAGCACATATCTTAAGCCAGCTACAGGTGTTTTAAATCGAATTAAAGACACAAATAGCTACAATCAGACCGAAAGAGAGGCTGATGAATTTGCAGCAGATCTTTTAATGCCTGAGAATGAATTTCGTAAAAAATGGAGACAAGCCGAAACGATTGAGGAGATTGCAGATTACTTCCTAGTGTCCGTATCTGCTGCAACGGTACGCGGCTTGAAGCTAGATCTTGGGTATTTCGCTTAA